In a genomic window of Bordetella petrii:
- a CDS encoding IclR family transcriptional regulator encodes MSTSESSSGPRTLRRGLAVLAALRDQGAGGLSVTDIARMTGIQRPTIYRLLAALLDSGLVLAVPGTKKYRAQWATCTDAATPDPRVSQTLPILRRLAERTGDAVFLVVREGDESVSLHREIGGYPVQILATYAGKRQPLGVGSGGMALLAALPDPVAHSIVERNSGYLDEYGGMTPHEMHRLIENTRARGYAVVGNHAVRGALGVGCALLDPQGAPILAISVTAIIDRMPAPRQREIAGWIHAELARLSLRA; translated from the coding sequence ATGTCCACTTCAGAGAGTTCTTCCGGCCCGCGCACGCTGCGGCGCGGTCTGGCCGTGCTGGCCGCGCTGCGCGACCAGGGCGCCGGCGGGCTCAGCGTCACCGATATCGCCCGCATGACGGGCATCCAGCGCCCCACTATCTACCGGCTGCTGGCCGCGCTGCTGGATTCGGGGCTGGTGCTGGCCGTGCCGGGCACCAAGAAATACCGCGCCCAATGGGCCACCTGTACCGACGCGGCCACCCCGGACCCGCGCGTCAGCCAGACCCTGCCCATTCTGCGGCGGCTGGCCGAGCGCACGGGCGACGCCGTTTTCCTGGTGGTGCGCGAAGGAGATGAATCGGTGAGCCTGCACCGCGAGATAGGCGGCTACCCAGTGCAGATCCTGGCCACCTACGCCGGCAAGCGGCAGCCGCTGGGCGTGGGTTCGGGCGGCATGGCGCTGCTGGCCGCCCTGCCCGACCCGGTGGCGCACAGCATCGTGGAGCGCAATTCGGGCTACCTGGATGAATACGGCGGCATGACGCCGCATGAAATGCACCGGCTGATCGAAAACACGCGGGCGCGCGGCTACGCGGTCGTAGGCAACCACGCGGTGCGCGGCGCGCTGGGCGTGGGATGCGCCCTGCTGGACCCGCAAGGCGCCCCCATCCTGGCCATCAGCGTCACGGCCATCATCGACCGCATGCCGGCGCCGCGCCAGCGCGAGATCGCCGGGTGGATTCACGCCGAACTGGCGCGCCTGTCGCTGCGCGCCTGA
- a CDS encoding mechanosensitive ion channel family protein encodes MSEYLVNLETLMPRLADGAFNIVMALAILLIGWWASTLLGRWVRRVATRSSRIDPTIVPMFYSVVVWTVRIFTVIAVLARFGVQTASLIAVLGAAGLAVGLALQNTLQNIAAGIMLLILRPLRAGEYVALSSGAEGTVVEVGLFLCRLVQVDGIYISLPNSVVWNATITNYSRNVTRRLDIPVTVHYDDNLDEALAQLNRLVANHAMVQKDPAPLIKVSEYKDNGTVVNVRVWCAAAQYWDLRWDLFHQIRLTLGAAGFKPPIPVRQIQGQPKDAAPLA; translated from the coding sequence ATGAGCGAATATTTGGTAAACCTGGAAACCCTGATGCCGCGTCTGGCCGACGGGGCGTTCAACATAGTCATGGCGCTGGCCATATTGTTGATCGGCTGGTGGGCGTCGACGCTGCTGGGCCGCTGGGTGCGGCGCGTTGCGACGCGTTCGTCGCGCATCGATCCCACCATCGTGCCCATGTTCTACAGCGTGGTGGTGTGGACGGTGCGCATCTTCACGGTAATTGCCGTGCTGGCGCGTTTCGGCGTGCAGACCGCCAGCCTCATCGCCGTGCTGGGCGCTGCCGGCCTGGCCGTGGGCCTGGCCTTGCAGAACACTTTGCAGAACATCGCTGCCGGCATCATGCTGCTGATTTTGCGTCCCTTGCGCGCGGGCGAATACGTGGCCTTGAGCAGCGGCGCTGAAGGCACCGTGGTCGAAGTCGGCCTGTTCCTGTGCCGCCTGGTGCAGGTCGACGGCATTTATATTTCGCTGCCCAACAGCGTGGTGTGGAACGCCACCATCACCAACTACAGCCGCAACGTCACGCGGCGCCTGGATATCCCTGTCACCGTCCACTATGACGACAATCTGGACGAGGCGCTGGCGCAACTGAACCGGCTGGTGGCCAACCACGCCATGGTGCAGAAAGACCCGGCCCCGCTGATCAAGGTCAGCGAATACAAAGACAACGGCACTGTCGTCAATGTGCGCGTCTGGTGCGCCGCGGCCCAGTACTGGGATCTGCGCTGGGATCTGTTCCACCAGATTCGCCTGACGCTGGGAGCGGCGGGATTCAAGCCGCCCATTCCCGTGCGCCAGATCCAGGGCCAGCCCAAAGACGCGGCCCCGCTGGCCTGA